The window AGCATGTGATGGGTTTCGGCTGGTCAGATACTAGAGAATCTCGTCGATGGCCTCGGTCGGGCGCGCGATGCGGGTGCCCTTCGAGGTGACCACGAACGGACGCTCGATGAGGCGCGGGTGTGCGGCCATCGCGGCCAGCAGCGCATCCTCGGGCGTGTCCGGTGAGAGTCCCAGCTCCCGGTACTCCGCCTCGCGGGTGCGGATGGCGTCGTGGACGGTGATCCCGGCGGCGTCGACAAGCTCCCTGAGCTTCTCGACGTCCGGCGTGTCCTCCAGGTATCGGATGACCTCGGGTTCGATGTCGCGTTCCCGCAGGTACTCCAGCGCCTGGCGGGACTTGGAGCAGCGTGGGTTGTGGTAGATCGTCACGTTGTCGTTCATGCCACAACCCTGCCTGCGGGTCAGTAGTTCGCGGGCGGGTCACTGGCGGGGAAGGACTCCTGGCCCCACTCCTCGGGCAGCTCCTCGCGCTGCTCCGGGGTGCTCTTGCCGACGTCCTCGGGGTGGTTGTGGGTGAACGGCTTGTCCTCCGGGAACTCCCAGGTGTGGCCCTTCTTGCCGGTGTTGTCGGTGCTCATGGCACGTTCCTTTCGTTCGTAGGTGGGTGATAACCCCAACCTACCCACCAAAAGTGCGCCAGATCACAACAATGTGGTAACTATTCGGATTACTCCGCGGGGACCAGCGTGACGTTCTCGGCCCAGGTCAGTTCGATGCCCAGGGTGCGCAGCCACTCCATGGCGTCGTCCTGGTGGCGGGTGATGCCCTCCACGGCGGTCAGCGTCGTGTCGATGGCCCGCTCGGCGTCCTCGGCGGTGATGAGGCCGGCGGAGGTGGCGGCGGCCAGCTCGTCGATGTCCTGCACGTCGATCGGCTCGCCGGTGACGGACACGAGGTCGACGTAGAGGTCACGGGTGGACCACACGTCGTCCCGGACGTGGATGTCGGCGACGTCGAAGTAGAAGTCCTGGCGCTCGTCGACACCCTCGCGGAAGTGGAAGATGTTGGCGCGCAGGCCGAGCTTCGGCAGCAGCCAGGACTCCAGGTAGCCGAAACGGGGATGGTTGGCGCCGCGCGCCATGTACAGGCCGAAGTCGGTGACCCGGTAGGTGTCCACCGCGCGGAGGTGGCCCTTCGGGTCGATGTTGATCCGGTCGGAGGTGTTGAAGGTCTCCTCCTTGACCGGGTGCAGATCAGCAGTCATGACTGTTACCTCGCATCGATGATCGCAGCTGTGGGGATGAACGTGCACGGCCCGTCCTCGGTGTGGACGGTGCCGGAGACGACGGCCACGACGGTGCCGTGGCCGGTGTCGGCGGCACCCGAGAGGGTGGCCGGTCCATCGGGGTTGATGCCGTGGTTGCCCAGCGGCGTCGCACCCGTGCGCAGCGTGTTGATGTTCGCCCAGTTGACGGTCATGCCACCCTGCTCCGGGGTGGCCGGTGCAGTGCCCAGTGCGGTGAAGACGAAGGCCATCTGGCCGTCGGCCGCACCCGGGGCCGGGATCTCGGCGGGGCCGGGGACGGCGATGGCCGAGCCGACGGCGTCGAGCTCGCCGCCGATGCAGGAGCCCGAGACGGTCGGCCAGTAGAACTGGGTGAACCGCGGGGCGTTGTCCGGCAGCTCCGGGCCCCCGTCGCCGTTGACGCCGGCGGCGAAGGCCAGTCCCGAGAGCAGGGCGTTGCGCAGGTCGGCCGGCATCCACGGCTGGTTGGCGAAGGAGCGGATCTCCTCCTGGGTCCGCGGCGTCGGGCGACCGAGCTCGTCAAGTGGGTTGTGGCTGGAGAGATCGGGGAAGGGGGCGGCCTGTGCGGCGGGGGCGTTCAGTCCCACTGCGCCGACCATGCCGACCACGGTGAGTGCGATGGCGGTGGTGACGGCAATCGTCCTCATCATGGTGGTCCGTGCGGTGTGTCCCACTGACTGGCTCTCTTCCGGGTGATCTCGGGGCGATGTCGCGGATGTCACGGAGGGCCCTGCGGCGCGTCAGTCACAAACGCAACTTGGGTAACGGTAGTTTCGATACCCAACAATATTCACTTGCGTGATGGATTCAACCGGAATGGAGAAAACCCGGTCACTCCTAGTGTCGCTCGTCGAGATTGTTTCGTTACATTTGTCCGGAAAGCCATCGTGAACTGCGGGGTAGCGTGGGGGCATGGTGAGGGTGACGCGGACAGGCCGGGCAGGCACGGTCCTCGCGGGGGTGGTCGTGCTGACGGGTGTCGCGGCGGGCGCGTGCGGCAACCTCGTCGACACGAGCAACTACGACACACGTGGCGGCCTGGCCCTCGGGATGAACGGGGCCGGCGAGATCATCGCCCACGTCGAGGCCTGCCAGTTCCGGGTGGATGAGGTGCGTGTCGTCCAGGGCCGCGAACTGCTCGGGGGTGAGCCGAATCCGCGGCTCGGGCTCCTGGTCACCGATCAGCCGCAGACCGGCAGATTCGAGGTCAACCTCAGCAACCCCCGGGCACCCTGGCGGGCGGAGCAGCCGCTCACGGAGCCGCCGGACCCGGAGCACATCGTCATCGTCGACGCCATGCCGGACGGCTCGACCTCCCCGAAGATCGAAGGCATCAGGCAGGAATCGGCGTCGCGGGTGGAGCTGGAGGCGCTGGCGCCGGGTGAGGTCATCGTCAGCGAGTGGAACCCGGACGCCGGCCCCTCCGAGAGTCCTCTGCGCAATGTCAGGATCCGGCTGGAGGACTTCCACCCGGAGTGCCCGGCGGAGTGAGCGTCGGCCCGTGTTCCGCGACACTCGATAGTGCAATACCCCCTGAATGCGAGTATCGTCAAGGGCTGTTCACCACCGCCGCCGCCGTCTCCCCAGTGCAGACCGTGGCCGCGACCCTTTCTATAGGAGCAGCCCACTCGTGTCCCATCCTGAGTTCCGCAACGTCGCCATCGTCGCCCACGTCGACCATGGCAAGACCACCCTCGTCAACTCCATGCTGGAGCAGTCCGGAGTGTTCGACGACCACGGTGGCGTCACCGACCGCGTGATGGACTCCGGCGACCTCGAGCGCGAGAAGGGCATCACCATCCTGGCCAAGAACACCGCCGTGCGCCGCAAGGGTGCCGGCAAGGACGGCCGTGACCTCATCGTCAACGTCATCGACACCCCGGGTCACGCCGACTTCGGTGGCGAGGTCGAGCGTGCCCTGTCCATGGTCGACGGTGTCGTCCTGCTCGTCGACGCCGCCGAGGGCCCGCTCCCGCAGACCCGCTTCGTCCTCGGCAAGGCCCTGGCCGCCAAGATGCCCGTGATCATCCTGGTCAACAAGACCGACCGCCCGGACGCCCGCATCGACGAGGTCGTCGAGCAGGCACAGGACCTCCTCCTCGAGCTCGCCTCCACGCTGGAGGACCCGGAGGCCGCCGAGGCCGCCGAGCAGCTGCTCGACCTGCCGGTCCTCTACGCCTCCGGCCGCCACGGCAAGGCCTCCACCGAGAACCCGGGCAACGGCAACCCGCCGGAGGCCGAGGACCTGCAGGCCCTCTTCGACGTCATCTACGAGGTCCTGCCGGAGCCCTCCGCCGAGATCGACGCCCCGCTGCAGGCGCACGTGACCAACCTGGACTCCTCCTCCTTCCTGGGCCGCATCGGCCTGGTCCGCATCCACGCGGGCACCCTGCAGAAGGGCCAGCAGGTCGCCTGGATCCACTACGACGACGAGGGCAACCCGCACACCAAGACCGTGCGCATCGCCGAGCTGCTGCGCACCGTCGGCACCGAGCGTGTCCCCGCGGAGGGCGAGGTCGTCGCCGGTGACATCGCCGCCATCTCCGGCATCGACGAGATCATGATCGGTGACACCCTGGCCGACCCGGAGAACCCGGTCGCGCTGCCGCGCATCACCGTCGACGAGCCCGCCATCTCCATGACCATCGGCGTGAACACCTCCCCGATGGCCGGCCGCGGCGGCGGCGACAAGCTCACCGCCCGCATGGTCAAGGCCCGCCTGGACCAGGAGCTCATCGGCAACGTGTCCCTGCGCGTCCTGCCGACCGAGCGTCCCGACGCCTGGGAGGTCCAGGGCCGCGGCGAGATGGCCCTGTCCGTCCTCGTCGAGACGATGCGTCGCGAGGGCTTCGAGCTGACCGTCGGCAAGCCGCAGGTGGTCACCCAGGTCATCGACGGCGTCGTCCACGAGCCCTACGAGCGCATGGTCATCGACGTCCCCTCCGAGCACCAGGGTGCCGTCACCCAGCTCATGGCCGCCCGCAAGGGCCAGATGGTGTCCATGGACACCGGCTCCGGCGACTGGGTCCGCATCGAGTTCGACGTCCCGGCCCGTGGCCTCATCGGCTTCCGCACCACCTTCATGACCGAGACCCGCGGCACCGGCATCGCCAACTCCTACGCCATCGAGCAGCGCCCGTGGGCCGGCGAGATCAAGGACCGCGCGACCGGCTCCCTGGTCGCCGACCGCTCCGGCCAGATCACCGCCTACGCCCTGCAGCAGCTGGCGGACCGCGGCAACTTCTTCGTCGAGCCTGGCACCGACGCCTACGAGGGCATGGTCGTCGGCGCGAACAACCGCGACGAGGACATGGACATCAACATCACCCGTGAGAAGAAGCTGACGAACATGCGTGCCGCCTCCGCGGACACCACCGTCACCCTCGCCAAGGCGCACGTCCTCTCCCTCGACGAGGCCATGGAGTTCTGTGGCCAGGACGAGTGCGTCGAGGTCACCCCGGAGATCCTCCGGGTGCGCAAGGTCATCCTCAACGCCACCGAGCGTGCCCGCGCCCGCTCCCGTGAGAAGGCCCTCAACAAGTAGGGTGGCCTCTCCCGCCAGTCACCGCAGCCCCGTTGGTGTCGCACTGCTCTTCGCGACCAACGGGGCTGTGTTTTCGTCCGTCCTGCCCTGGTACCCCACCCTCAAGGACCAGTGGGGCCTCGGGGACCTGACCTTCGGCACGATCGTCGCGGCCTTCGCCGCCGGCTCACTGCTGTCGACGGTCCTGCCCTCCCTGGCGGTCAACCGCTACGGTCCGCGGCGTGTCGTCTGGTGGGGCACCGTCGCCGTCGCGCTGCTCGTCGCCGCCGTCGGCTGGTCCTCCTCGGGGCTCATGCTCGCGGCGCTGCTGCTGGGCATCGGGCTTCTCGACGCCATCGTCGACGTCTCCCAGAACGTCGCCGGGGTGCGCGTCGAGGCCCGCCTCGGGCGCTCCATCCTCTCGTCGATGCACGCCTGCTGGTCGCTCGGCGCGGTGGCCGGCGGGGTCGGCGGCACCTACGCGGCGAGCACGGGCACGGACATCCGCCTCCACCTCGCCATCGTCGCCGCCGCCGTCATCGCGGTGGTCACCCTCGGTGAGTGGCTGACGGGGCCGCTGCCGCCGGACCCGGCGGAGACGACGGAGGGGGACCACGGGGGCGTCGGCACGCGGGGGAGCATCCTGCGGCTCATGTGGATCACCCTGCCCGTGGCCCTGGTGGCCACGTCGGGCACAAGCATCGAGGACATCGCCAACAACTGGGCCGGGCTGGCCTCCGTCGAGCTCGCGGGGGTGGCGCTCGGGCAGGCCGGCGTGGCCTTCACCGTCGTGCTCGCCGCGCAGACCGTCGGGCGTTTCACCGGCGACCGCCTCATCGACCACTTCGGGCGCGTCGCCGTTGCGCGGACCGGTGGCGTGCTCATCGCGCTCGGTGGCGTCCTCGTCGTCGCCGCGGCCACCCCGTGGCTGCTCTACCTCGGCTTCGCCCTGGCCGGTTTCGGCTGCGCGACCCTCGTGCCCAGCGCCTTCGCGGCGGCCGCGACCCTGCCCGGCGTCAGCGAGGGCGCGGGCGTCACGGCCGTGAGCTGGCTGATGCGCATCGGTTTCCTCGCCACCAGCCCGGTCCTCGGCGCGCTCTCCGACGCGACGGATCTGCGCTGGGCGCTGCTGCTGCTCGTGGTGGCCGGAGCGGTGGTCGTCGTGCTCGCCCCGGCGCTGCGGGACCAGCCCCGCAGCGGGGCTGGTACATAATCATCAGTGTGAAAGCCCGCCTGTTACCCGCCCTCCTGCTGACGCTCGCCGTCTCCCTCACCGCCTGCGCCGCCAACCCCGGGCCGCCGCCGGTCGAGGACCCGGAGCCGGTGACCAGCACCTCGGCGGTGGAACCCACGCAGACCACCACGCCCGTCTCGCGGGCGGACAAGGTCATCACCGTCGGCGTCGACCCGCTGCCCGCCGGGTTCCACCCGCACCTGCTGGCCCACGAGTCGCACCTGACCCGTTCGCTGGCGCAGCTGGTGCTCCCCAGCGCCTTCCACGGTGGGGCGATGAACGCGGACCTGCTGGAGTCGGCGTCGCAGGTGGAGCCGGTCCCCGGGGTGGCGCAGACCATCAGCTACGTCATCTCCCCGGCGGCCCAGTGGTCGGACGGCACGCCCATCACGGGCGCGGACTTCCGGTACCTGTGGCAGGGGATGACGAACACGCCGGGTGTGAGCAACCCCGCCGGCTACCAGGCGATCAGTGAGATCCGCACGAGCGCCGACGGCCGCACCGTCGACGTCGACCTGCACACCTTCGTCTCCGACTGGCGTTCCCTCTTCAACCACCTCGTTCCCAGCCACCTGCTGCAGAACGACGTCTCCCGCTTCGCGACGGCCCTGTCCGACGGCATCCCCGCCTCCGGCGGCCGCTACATGGTGCGGGCCGTCGACCGTGCGCGCGGCATCGTCACCCTCCACCGCAACGACCGTTTCTGGGGTGCGGACCCGGCGGAGACCGACCGCGTCATCTTCCGCGAGGTCCGCGGCGTCACCCAGGGCGTCGAGCAGCTGCGCTCCGGGCAGATCGACTTCCTCGACACCATCCCCACCGAGACCTCCGTCGACTCCTACCGGCTCATGCGTGACACCCAGGTGCGCCTCGTCGACCAGCCCCGCGAGCTGACCCTCACCCTGTCGACGACGTCCGCGCTGCTGGCGGAGCAGCCGGTGCGCGCCGAACTGCACTCGCTTCTCGACGTCCCTCTCATCGCCCGCCTCGCCGCCGGACGGTCCGCCGAACTGCCCGTCCCGGGGCATCTCGACGCCCGCGGCCTCGACGAGGGGGCGCCCGCGCTCCTGCCGGGCCTGACGGGGGAGGAGGGCCGCCCGCTGCGCATCGGCGTCGACCCGACCGACGACTCCGCCCTGTCGGCCGCCCGCACCATCGTGGACCTGCTCTCCCACTTCGAGGTCCGCGCCGAGATGGTCACCGCCGACCTGCGGGCCCTCACCGCCGAGCACCTGCCGGCCGGGGACGACGGTGGAGTGGACGCCGTCATCGCGTGGCAGCACACCGGCGGCGCCTCCCTCGGGCTGGCAGGCCGCTGGCTGTGCCCGCCCGCCCCCGACAGCCCGCGCGCGGGCAACCTGTCCGGCTACTGCGCGGAGGACACCCAGACGATGGCGGAGGCCCTCATCACCGGTGAGGCCACCGTCGCGGAGGGGGAGGCGTTCTTCGCGGCGGTCAACGACCGGGAACACGTCGTCGTCCCGCTGCTGGGGGAACGTCGGGTGCTGGTCCTGGGCGCGGGTATCGTTGGTCCGGACCCGGATCTTGAGAACTGGACCGCCGGCATTTCGACGGTCGCGAGCTGGAGGAAGCAATGACGACCCGTGATCTGGTCGGCTACCGCGTGGTGGCCGTCCATGCACACCCCGACGACGAGGCCATCACCACCGGTGGCTCCCTCTTCGACCTGGCGCGCCGGGGTGCCGACGTCCTCGTCGTCACCTGCACCCTCGGTGAGGAGGGCGAGGTCATCGGCGCCCCGTTCGCGCACCTGACCAACGACCACGCCGACCAGCTCGGCGGCTTCCGCATCGGGGAACTCACCCGGGCCCTGGAGATCCTCGGGGTGCGCGGCCGCTTCCTCGGCGGGGCGGGCCGGTTCCGTGACTCCGGCATGGCCGGCAGCCCGGCGCACGAGAACCCCCGGGCCTTCGTCAACTCCGGCGACGAGGCCGTCGAGCTGCTCACCCGCATCCTCGAGGCGGAGCGCCCCCACCTGCTCATCACCTACGGGCCCGACGGCGGCTACGGCCACCCCGACCACATTCGGGCCCACGAGATCACCCACGCCGCCGCCGGGCGCGTCACCGTCCCCCGCATCCTGTGGACCGTGAGCTCCCTGCCGGAGACCCGGGAGGGCGTCGACCGGATCACGCAGGTCCCGGAGGGCTGGACTCTGCCGCCGCAGGAGTACCTGGAGAACGCGGGCGTCGAGAAGCACGACCTCGTGGTCACCCTCGACGACGCCGCCCTGGCCGCCAAGCGGGAGGCCATGCGCGCGCACGCGACGCAGATCTGGTTCGCGGACGGGTCCGTGTCCGCCACCAACCCGCGCGCCGCGTGGGGGCAGGGCGCGCACCCCGTGTGGGCGCTGTCCAACCTGTACGCCCAGCCGCTGCTGGGCCGCGAGCACTACCAGCTCGGCGCCGGCAGCCTCCCGGAGGCGGACCTGCTCGGCGGACCCGGACTGCTCGACGGTCTCGCCCGAGACGGAGAGCCCGCATGAGCACGCAGCAGGGGTTCGTGCGCACCGACTTCAGCCGCGGCGAGGCCGTCGGCGGGTTGATCTGGCTGTCGGTGGCGGCGCTCATCTCGGTGCTTCTCGAGGTCGTCTACCTGGGCACCTGGGTGACGCTGCCCGGCGGCGCCCGTCTGGCCGTGCCGTACACCATCGTGCTGGCGTTCCTGTTCAACATGGTGCTCACCCGCACCGCCCGGCTGTGGAGCCCCCAGCAGATCGTCGCCGCGATCCCCCTGTACGTGTGGCTGGCCGGATACCTCGCCCTGATGATGGGGGTCGTGGTGACGGGGGACCAGCTCATCGGCAGTAATATTCGGAGTGTTCTGCTTCTTTTCGCAGGTCTGGCCGGAGGCGTCTGGCCGCTCGTGCGGGGGAAGTGACATACTAGGTTGCATTATCTGCTGATTTCCAGGTTCTAAAGGAGTGCCCGACACCCATGACCTACATCATTGCCCAGCCCTGCGTGGACGTTCTCGACCGCTCCTGCGTCGAGGAGTGCCCGGTCGACTGCATCTACGAGGGCAAGCGGATGCTGTACATCCACCCCGACGAGTGCGTCGACTGCGGTGCCTGCGAGCCGGCCTGCCCGGTCGAGGCCATCTTCTACGAGGACGACGTCCCGGAGGAGTGGGACGACTACTACAACGCCAACGTCGCCTTTTTCGATGACCTGGGCTCCCCCGGCGGTGCCGCCAAGACCGGCCCCGTCGACAAGGACCACCCCTTCGTCGCCGCCCTGCCGCCGCAGAACCAGGAGTAGCCGGTGGCCCGCTCGTCCCTGGGCGCCCGTCTGCCCGACTTCCCCTGGGACACCCTCGACGCCGCGAAGGCGACCGCCGAGGCGCACCCGGACGGGATCGTGAACCTGTCCGTCGGCACCCCCGTCGACCCGGTCGCGCCGGGCATCCAGCTGGCCCTCGCGGCGGCCGCCGCGGAACCCGGCTACCCGCAGACCGCGGGCACCCCGGAGCTGCGGGAGGCGATCGCGGCCTCGCTGGAGCGCCGCCACAACATGAGGGGCCTGACCCGCGACGCCGTGCTGCCGGTCGTGGGCACCAAGGAGGCCATCGCGCTGCTGCCCACGCTGCTGGGCATCCGTGAGGGCTTCGTGGTCATCCCCGAGGTCGCGTACCCCACCTACGAGGTGGCGGCGCTGCTGGCCTCCAACCGGGTGCTGCGCGCCGACTCTCTGCTGCGGATCGGCCCGGAGAAGCCCGACCTGCTGTTCCTCAACTCGCCGTCCAACCCGACGGGCAAGGTCCTCGGCGTCGAGCACCTGCGCAAGGTCGTCGGCTGGGCACGGGAGCGCGGCGTCATCGTCGCCTCCGACGAGTGCTACATCGGACTCGGCTGGGACGACGAGAAGGAGCCCGTCTCCATCCTCGACCCGCGTGTCTGCGACGGCGACCACACCGGCCTCATCGCCATCCACTCGCTGTCGAAGAGCTCCAACCTGGCGTCCTACCGCGCCGGTTTCCTCGCCGGTGACCGCGCGCTCATCTCCGAGCTCCTCGAGGTGCGCAAGCACCTCGGCCTCATGGTGCCCGGCCCGGTCCAGGAGGCCATGCTCGTCGCCCTCGCGGACGACGACCAGGAGGCCGGTCAGCGTGTCCTCTACGGTCGCCGTCGCGCGGTGCTCATGCGGGCGCTTCTCGACGCCGGGTTCACCGTCGACGACTCCGAGGCCGGCCTCTACCTGTGGGCCACCCGCGGCGAGCACTGTCGCGACACCGTCGACTGGCTGGCGGAGCGGGGCATCCTCGTCGCCCCCGGCGACTTCTACGGCCCCCGCGGCGAGCAGTACGTCCGCGTGGCGCTGACCGGCACGGACGAGCGCATCGCCGCCGCCGCGGCCCGCCTCACCACCGGTGTGTAGCGCCCCGGTCCCCGCGCGGGAGGGCATCTCCCCGCAGCGGGTCGTGCTGCGCGACGTCGTCCCCGCGGACCGGGAGTACTGGGCCGGTGCCGCCGGCGACGCCCCCTTCCCCTTCGGCACGCCCCTGGTGGCGGGGGCGACGCTGGACCGCCCACAGCCCGCGTGGTTCCACCCTGACGTCCCGCCCGAGCCGGAGATCCCCTTCCGGCACACCGTGCTCTTCGCGGACGAGGACCTCATCGTGGTGGACAAGCCGGGCTTCGTGCCGTCGACGAGCAACGGACGCATCGTCCGCGAGACGGTGCAGACCCGCCTCCGCGTCGAGTTCGGTGAGGACGAGATCGTGCCCCTGCACCGCCTCGACCGGCTGACCTCCGGGGTGCTCGTGTGCTCGCGGCGCGCCGCGACGCGGGGCTCCTACCAGCGGCTGTTCCAGGAACGGGCCGTCGAGAAGCTCTACGTGGCGCGCGTGGACGGGCCTGTGACCGTGGGGCCGGAGTGGGAGCCCGTGGCACTGCCGATGCGCAAGGAACGGGGCGCCCGGCAGGTGACGGTGGGGGAGGGCGGCACGGAGACGCTGACGTGGCTGCGCGCGGTGGGGCCCGACACCGTGGAGGTGCGGCCCGTCACCGGGCACACGCACCAGATCCGCGTCGTGCTCAACCACCTGGGCATGCCGATCATGGGCGACGACACCTACCCCGTGGACCGGGGGCTCGCACTCTACGACTACAGCTCGCCGCTGGCGCTGCGGGCCGTGGCGGTGGCCTTCGACGATCCGCACCGCGGTAGTCGCCGGGTCTTCCGCGTCGGTGGGGCAGGCGGGTTGTAGGCTGGAGGACTGAGCAGCACCCACCCACCAGAAAGAGGTTCCGTGAGTTCCCCAGGCACACGGGGCAGGTCTGACAACCGGTCCAGGGCACTGGCCCGCATCCAGAACAACGCCCGCCAGTTCCTCATGTTCGGCCTCGTCGGTGGTTCCGGCACCATCGTGAACCTGCTGGTCAGCGTCGCGTCCAAGAAGATCGCCGGCTGGACCGCGGGCGTGTCCGAGTACGACGTGTTCCTGCCGCTGGTGGGCACGGACTTCAACATCCGCTGGTTCAACATCTTCATGACGATCGCCTTCCTCGTCGCGAACACGTGGAACTACCAGCTCAACCGCAGCTGGACCTTCCGGGGCCTGCCGCAGCGCACGTGGTGGCGCGGCTTCTTCCCGTTCCTGCTCACCGGCATCGGGGCGTTCCTGGTCAGCCAGGTCGTCGCGACGCTGCTGATGAACCCGCTGTCACCGATCGCGCTGTCCCCGGAGATCTTCGACGACTCCAGCGGCCTGCGCACCAAGTTCTACTGGGCCACCGCGATCTCCATCGTCGTGGCGATGCCCGTGAACTTCCTGGTGAACAAGCTGTGGGCGTTCCGGAAGCCGCGCCGGAAGGGCACGCGCGTGGTGCTGGACCAGCAGCCCCGGTAGCCTGCGTTACCCGAGGTCGACGGCGCGGCCCGAGCTGGGCGTCGCCTCCACGGCACCGGTGAGGGAGTTGCGGCGGTACATCACGCCGCTCACACCGGAGAGCTCGGACGCCTTGATGCGGTGGCCGTTGTCGGCGTCGATGCTGCGGGCCACGGAGTCCCACACCGTCACCTTCGTGCCGGAGGTGACGTAGAGGCCGGCCTCCACGACGCAGTCGTCGCCGAGGGAGATGCCGATGCCGGAGTTCGCGCCCAGGAGGCAGCGGCGGCCGATCGAGATGACCTCCCCGGAGCCGCCCGCCAGGGTGCTCATGACGGAGGCGCCGCCGCCGATGGCGGTGCCGCCGTCCACGACGACGCCCGTGGAGAGGCGCCCCTCCACCAGTGAGGCGCCGAGGGTGCCGGCGTTGTAGTTCACGAAGCCCTCGTGCATCACCGTGGTGCCCTCCGCGAGATAGGCACCGAGGCGGACGCGGTCAGCGTCGGCGATGCGCACGCCGGCGGGGACGACGTAGTCGACCATGCGGGGGAACCTGTCCACCGAGAGGACCGTCACCGGGCCGCGGGCGCTGAGGCGGCCGCGGATCATCTGGAAGTCGGCGACGGGGCAGGGCCCGTAGTTCGTCCACACGACGTTGGTCAGCAGCTCCTGCGCACCCTCCAGGTTCACCTCGTGGGGGCGGACCAGACGGTGGGAGAGGAGATGCAGACGCAGGTACACGTCGTACGCGTCGACGGGGGCGTCGGTGAGCGCACCGACCGTGGTGGTCACGGCGACCCGGGCGACGCCGCGGTCCTCGTCCGGGCCGACCAGGGCGGCGAACTGCTGCGGGGTCTGCTCGAGGCGGACCGTGCCGCCCTCGAGGGGGTCCTCCGACAGGCGGGGGGCGGGGAACCAGACGTCCAGGACGGTTCCGTCGTAGGTGATGGTCGCGAGTCCGCGCGCGATGGCTGAAGTCATGGCCGTGACGATACCCGACCCCGGGCCCATCTCGTCAGGTGTGCGAGCCCCACCAGCACCACGACCACCACCAGGACGGAGAGGACCTGGGAACGCGCGGGGGCGTCGAAGAGCATGAGCACCACGAGGCCCCACAGCGCGAGCATCGTGGCCCAGCC of the Corynebacterium humireducens NBRC 106098 = DSM 45392 genome contains:
- the dapC gene encoding succinyldiaminopimelate transaminase, coding for MARSSLGARLPDFPWDTLDAAKATAEAHPDGIVNLSVGTPVDPVAPGIQLALAAAAAEPGYPQTAGTPELREAIAASLERRHNMRGLTRDAVLPVVGTKEAIALLPTLLGIREGFVVIPEVAYPTYEVAALLASNRVLRADSLLRIGPEKPDLLFLNSPSNPTGKVLGVEHLRKVVGWARERGVIVASDECYIGLGWDDEKEPVSILDPRVCDGDHTGLIAIHSLSKSSNLASYRAGFLAGDRALISELLEVRKHLGLMVPGPVQEAMLVALADDDQEAGQRVLYGRRRAVLMRALLDAGFTVDDSEAGLYLWATRGEHCRDTVDWLAERGILVAPGDFYGPRGEQYVRVALTGTDERIAAAAARLTTGV
- a CDS encoding pseudouridine synthase — protein: MCSAPVPAREGISPQRVVLRDVVPADREYWAGAAGDAPFPFGTPLVAGATLDRPQPAWFHPDVPPEPEIPFRHTVLFADEDLIVVDKPGFVPSTSNGRIVRETVQTRLRVEFGEDEIVPLHRLDRLTSGVLVCSRRAATRGSYQRLFQERAVEKLYVARVDGPVTVGPEWEPVALPMRKERGARQVTVGEGGTETLTWLRAVGPDTVEVRPVTGHTHQIRVVLNHLGMPIMGDDTYPVDRGLALYDYSSPLALRAVAVAFDDPHRGSRRVFRVGGAGGL
- a CDS encoding GtrA family protein, with amino-acid sequence MFGLVGGSGTIVNLLVSVASKKIAGWTAGVSEYDVFLPLVGTDFNIRWFNIFMTIAFLVANTWNYQLNRSWTFRGLPQRTWWRGFFPFLLTGIGAFLVSQVVATLLMNPLSPIALSPEIFDDSSGLRTKFYWATAISIVVAMPVNFLVNKLWAFRKPRRKGTRVVLDQQPR
- the dapD gene encoding 2,3,4,5-tetrahydropyridine-2,6-dicarboxylate N-succinyltransferase, which codes for MTSAIARGLATITYDGTVLDVWFPAPRLSEDPLEGGTVRLEQTPQQFAALVGPDEDRGVARVAVTTTVGALTDAPVDAYDVYLRLHLLSHRLVRPHEVNLEGAQELLTNVVWTNYGPCPVADFQMIRGRLSARGPVTVLSVDRFPRMVDYVVPAGVRIADADRVRLGAYLAEGTTVMHEGFVNYNAGTLGASLVEGRLSTGVVVDGGTAIGGGASVMSTLAGGSGEVISIGRRCLLGANSGIGISLGDDCVVEAGLYVTSGTKVTVWDSVARSIDADNGHRIKASELSGVSGVMYRRNSLTGAVEATPSSGRAVDLG